One genomic window of Cannabis sativa cultivar Pink pepper isolate KNU-18-1 chromosome 2, ASM2916894v1, whole genome shotgun sequence includes the following:
- the LOC133029070 gene encoding flavin mononucleotide hydrolase 1, chloroplatic-like has translation MVLLLSLPSVCFPPRPSLLHSTSTRMDLKAPHSEMNRSRASFPDFNNRKLPILLFDIMDTIVRDPFYHDVPAFFRMSMKELIECKHPTAWLEFEKGTIDEVELARKFFKDERPLDLEGLKNCMKSGYSYLEGVEELLNALKNNNYEMHAFTNYPTWCEMIEDKLKISRYISWTFCSFKNGKRKPDPDFYLEAVEHLEVDPANCVFVDDRMKNVEAAIAVGIVGLHFKNAETLRQDLSLMGIDVSDNVEVNQTGDQ, from the exons ATGGTTCTGTTGTTGAGCCTACCCTCTGTTTGTTTTCCTCCAAGACCCTCTTTGTTACACTCGACATCAACAAGAATGGATCTCAAGGCCCCACACTCCGAGATGAACAGGTCCAGAGCTTCTTTCCCAGATTTTAACAATAGAAAACTTCCCATTCTCCTCTTCGACATAATGGATACCATTGTTCGTGACCCTTTTTACCACGATGTTCCTGCCTTCTTCAG AATGTCTATGAAGGAACTAATCGAATGCAAACACCCAACTGCGTGGCTGGAATTCGAAAAGGGGACAATTGATGAG GTAGAGCTAGCCAGAAAGTTCTTCAAAGATGAAAGGCCATTGGACTTGGAAG GTCTCAAAAACTGTATGAAAAGCGGATATTCCTACCTTGAAGGAGTTGAAGAATTGCTTAATGCACTTAAAAACAACAACTATGAGATGCATGCTTTTACCAACTATCCCACCTG GTGTGAAATGATTGAAGACAAGTTAAAAATCTCAAGATATATCTCCTGGACATTCTGCTCCTTTAAGAATG GAAAGAGGAAGCCTGATCCTGATTTTTATTTGGAGGCTGTGGAACATCTTGAAGTTGATCCAGCAAACTGCGTATTTGTGGATGATAG GATGAAAAATGTGGAGGCTGCCATAGCTGTTGGTATAGTTGGTCTTCATTTTAAGAATGCAGAAACACTGCGTCAGGATCTGTCTCTCATGGGCATTGACGTTTCAGATAATGTTGAAGTTAACCAAACTGGGGATCAGTAA